The following proteins come from a genomic window of Sorghum bicolor cultivar BTx623 chromosome 3, Sorghum_bicolor_NCBIv3, whole genome shotgun sequence:
- the LOC8077372 gene encoding uncharacterized protein LOC8077372, whose amino-acid sequence MSRHRRQPSRALPLDFNVDGDEEVPPAAAKGGATSSVDGSQQNPRAGGSGDGDAGGGAGKGQEGQTTKKKPPPATSGSRSQSDPDGTGANKPRHDDGTRGR is encoded by the coding sequence ATGTCGCGCCACCGGCGGCAGCCATCCCGCGCGCTCCCTCTCGACTTCAACGTCGACGGCGACGAGGAGGTGCCACCAGCGGCAGCCAAGGGCGGCGCCACGTCGTCGGTCGACGGGAGTCAGCAGAACCCCCGTGCCGGTGGCAGCGGGGACGGTGATGCTGGCGGCGGGGCTGGCAAAGGCCAGGAAGGGCAGACGACGAAGAAGAAGCCGCCGCCGGCCACTTCTGGCAGCCGGTCTCAGTCGGATCCGGATGGGACCGGCGCCAACAAGCCGCGGCACGACGACGGCACCCGTGGTCGTTAG